In Apium graveolens cultivar Ventura chromosome 10, ASM990537v1, whole genome shotgun sequence, the following are encoded in one genomic region:
- the LOC141690811 gene encoding 3beta,22alpha-dihydroxysteroid 3-dehydrogenase yields the protein MDSISLLISLLLALSISLLSFLLFRSTTRRNLPPGTLGLPLIGETLQLISAYKTQNPEPFIDDRVAKYGSIFTTHVFGEPTIFSADPETNRFILQNEGRLFVSSYPGSICNLLGKHSLLLMRGNLHKRMHSLTMSFANSSIIKDHLLGDIDRLVRTNLDSWTGRVLLMEEAKKITFELSMKQLMSVDPGEWSRNLMKEYMLMIEGFFSIPIAIFSPTYRKAIKARGKVVDALSLVVRERRRESEEGGERKNDMLAALLAGDGAVGFSDEEIVDFLVSLLVAGYETTSTSMTLAVKFLTETPLALAQLKDEHDAIRARNGQVEALEWDDYKSMPFTHCVVNETLRIANIIGGVFRRAITDVTIKDYTIPKGWKVFASLRAVHLNPEYFKDARAFNPWRWQSTSGEINTANVFTPFGGGPRRCPGYELAKVELAVFLHHLVTRLSWVPAEEDKLVFFPTTRMQKRFPIIIQHLQKPASKVGK from the exons ATGGACTCCATCTCTCTCCTCATCTCTCTCCTCCTcgctctctctatctctctcctCTCCTTTCTCCTTTTCCGTTCCACCACCCGCCGTAACTTGCCACCCGGAACTCTCGGCTTGCCACTCATCGGCGAAACCCTACAACTCATTTCTGCTTATAAAACCCAAAACCCTGAACCTTTCATTGATGACCGGGTTGCTAAATACGGGTCCATTTTTACTACACATGTTTTTGGTGAACCGACCATTTTTTCCGCTGACCCGGAAACGAACCGCTTCATTTTGCAAAATGAAGGGCGGCTTTTCGTGTCGAGTTATCCCGGTTCGATATGTAATTTGCTGGGAAAACATTCGTTGCTTTTGATGAGAGGGAATTTGCATAAGAGAATGCACTCTTTGACAATGAGTTTTGCAAATTCTAGTATTATTAAAGATCATTTGTTGGGTGATATAGACCGGTTGGTTCGGACTAATTTGGATTCTTGGACCGGTCGGGTTCTTCTTATGGAGGAGGCCAAGAAG ATCACATTTGAGTTATCCATGAAGCAGCTGATGAGCGTTGATCCAGGCGAGTGGAGCAGAAATTTGATGAAAGAATACATGCTTATGATTGAAGGCTTCTTCTCCATCCCTATCGCCATCTTCTCCCCCACCTATCGTAAAGCTATCAAG GCCAGAGGAAAAGTGGTGGACGCACTAAGTTTAGTGGTGAGAGAGAGGAGGAGAGAGAGTGAGGAAGGAGGAGAAAGAAAGAATGATATGCTGGCAGCGCTGTTGGCCGGAGACGGAGCAGTTGGATTCTCCGACGAAGAGATTGTGGATTTCTTGGTGTCTCTCCTGGTTGCTGGTTATGAAACCACTTCTACTAGTATGACTCTTGCTGTTAAGTTCCTCACAGAGACTCCTCTTGCTTTGGCTCAGCTCAAG GACGAACATGACGCAATTCGAGCAAGAAACGGCCAAGTAGAGGCTTTAGAATGGGATGACTACAAGTCAATGCCTTTCACCCATTGT GTGGTTAATGAAACTTTACGAATTGCTAACATAATTGGAGGAGTATTTAGGCGAGCTATAACGGATGTAACTATAAAAG ATTATACGATTCCAAAAGGTTGGAAAGTCTTTGCCTCACTCCGTGCAGTTCATCTTAATCCCGAATACTTCAAAGATGCAAGAGCTTTTAATCCCTGGAGGTGGCAG AGCACTTCAGGTGAAATAAACACTGCCAATGTGTTCACTCCTTTTGGAGGAGGCCCAAGGCGGTGTCCGGGGTACGAGCTTGCCAAGGTTGAACTCGCAGTCTTTCTTCATCACCTTGTTACCCGTCTCAG TTGGGTTCCTGCGGAAGAAGATAAGTTGGTGTTCTTCCCAACAACGAGGATGCAAAAACGATTCCCTATAATCATTCAGCATCTACAGAAGCCAGCAAGTAAAGTAGGCAAGTAG